TGTTGATCTCATCGAGATCCTCGATCAGATCATAGGGAACGCCCGCTTCGGCTAACAGCACGTTCATATGTCCCGGCATGCGCCCGGCCACCGGATGAATGGCGAAGCGCACTTCGACACCGCGCTCCTGAAGCAGCTCGACCATCTCCCAGACCTTATGCTGGGCTTGGGCCACTGCCAGGCCATACCCGGGCACGATGATCACGCGGTCGGCATACGCCAGCTGTATGGCGGCGTCCATCGGACCGACATCCTTGATACTGCCCTCGATTTCGCTTGCCTCACCCTGCACCGTGCCGAACTGCTTGAACAGAATGCTGGCCAGCGAGCGGTTCATGGCCTTAGCCATCAACAGGGTGAGCAGACTTCCGGCAGCGCCCACCACCGTCCCGGCAATGATCATTGCCGCGTTGTGCAGCACGAACCCCTCCATGGCGACGGCCAGGCCGGTCAGGGCATTGAACAGGGAAATGATCACCGGCATGTCGGCGCCACCGATAGGAAGCGCCACCAGCACACCCAGCACCAGTGCCAGAATGAAGAACAACAGCAACACGAAAGCGCCCGGCGTTGCCGAGGCCACCCAGGCGCCGAGCAGTAGTGTGACCAACAGTACCGCCAGGGTAATGCGTTGTTGATTGGCGTAGCGCACGGCCGTGTTGAGTCGGCCGTCGAGCTTGGCCCAGGCAATGACCGACCCGGTGAACGCCACACTACCGATCAACGCACCGGCAACCCCCAGCCATAACGCCAAAGGCCCATGCACCTGAGCGAGTAGCGGGTCGTTGGCCACCCGCATCAACTCCACCGCCGCAATACCACCGGCCGCGCCACCGCCCATGCCGTTGTAGATAGCGATCATCTGCGGCATGTCGGTCATTGCGATACGTTTGGCGCTCCACCATGCCACCCCGCCGCCCAGTAGCAGTGCCAGGAGCATCAGGGCATACTGCCCACGAATATCGGGATGCAGGAAGGTCACCACCGTGGCGAGGATCATGCCGTAGCCGGCCCAGATCACCCCCTCGCGCGCCGTTGTTGGATGCGACATGCGCTTCAATCCCAGGATGAACAGCACTGCCGTGGCGAAATAGCTGGTTTCGATCAGTGCACTCATGGCTTGCCCTCCTCGGCGCTGGCCTTGGGCTTGTCGGCCGCACCACCTCGCTTATCCTTGTCGGAGCCCTTGAACATCTCGAGCATGCGCTCGGTGACGAAATACCCTCCTACGGCATTGCCGGCGCCCAATACCACGGCAATGAAACCAATCAGCTGCTGGCCAGCGGTTTCCGCCTGGCCCAGCGCCACCATGGCACCGACCACCACGATGCCGTGAACGAAGTTGGAGCCCGACATCAGCGGCGTATGCAGAATGACAGGAACTCGGGAGATGACTTCATAACCGACGAAAGCGGCCAGCATGACGATATAGAGTGCAGCGAGTCCTTCGATCATGAGGCGTCCTCCATCCGGGTACGCAATGATTCGTTGACCACCTGACCATCACGTGTCAGACACATAGGCCCGATCACGGCATCGTTGAAATCGAGCTTGAGCTCCCCTTCCGAAATGAAGGGCGAGAGCAGGTTGAATAAATTATGGGCGTACATTTCGCTGGCATGCACGGCCAATCGTGACGCCACATCAAGAGGACCGATAATCCGCACTCCCTGGTGCTCGATTGTCTCGCCGGGCTGCGTCAGCTCACAGTTACCGCCCCCTTCGGCGGCCAGATCGATAATCACCGCGCCGGGCCTCATGCGCTCGACCATCTCCTGAGTAATGATCCTGGGTGAAACGCGACCGGGAATCGCTGCCGTGGAAATCACCGCATGCGCCTGAGCCAGATGTTTGGCCAGGGCTTCAGCCTGAGTGGCCTTCTCCTCCTCGGTTAATTCGCGAGCGTAGCCACCCTCGCCGGAGGCATCGACGCCGGTTTCGATCATTTTGGCGCCCAAGGAGGCTACTTGCTCGCGAGCGGCGGCACGGATGTCATAGGCCTCCACCTGCGCACCCAACCGCCTGGCTGTGGCAATCGCCTGCAACCCGGCAACACCGGCCCCGATCACCACGACCTTGGCGGGACGTACGGTGCCGGCGGCTGTGGTCAGCATGGGAAAGAAGACCGAGGCATTCTCGGCGGCCTGAAGCGCCGCGTGATAGCCGGCCACCGCCGCCTGAGAAGAGAGCGCATCCATGCTTTGTGCCCGCGAGATGCGTGGAACCAGCTCCATGGCCAGCGCCGTGATTCGCTTGCGGCGAAACGCCTCGACCTGGGCGAGGTGGTTGTGGGCTGACAGCAGCCCCACCACAAGACAGCCATCGGGAAGCGCCTCGATCGCCTCCAGTCTCGGGACGCGTACGCTTAGCAGTGCGTCGACCATAGCCCATGCCTGGTCGCGCGAAGTCACCTTCAAGGGATCGGCGTATGCGCTATCGGGAAAGTGGGACCCTTCCCCGGCGCCCTGCGCAATGATGACGTCACAACCGGCCCGGGCAAAACGAACGGCCGTTGCCGGGTCGAGCGCTACGCGGCGCTCTCCGACCTGCTCCTCCTTCGGGACCACGATTCTCAACATGAGCTGCGATTCCTTGTGCTCTACAAGCGCTGCCGAAGCCGACGCACCTGCGTTTTATATTTGTAATTCACGAACAAGCCCGTTCAGTCTTTAACAAACTCAATAAAAAGCAACCTGAAACTCCATCGCCCATGCAAAAGAATGGCGCCACTCGAAAGTGGCGCCAGAAAAGAAAAGCACTGACGGACGTTGAACTCAGGCCGTATCGTCGGAGCGATGCCGTCTGATCAGCTCGCTATTGGTGCGCAATAGTGCCAGCAACACATCCTGATAGTCGGCACGCACGGCATAGTTGTCGAGCGTATCGATCAGCGCTTCGGCACTCACCGCTCCTTGAGATGCCATGTTGGCACGGGCGACGCGCAGCCGTTCATAGGCGCGGTGAGTGTTGAGGTTGTGCATGTAGCTTCTCACTGCCTCCTGAACACTGTCGAAAGCCTGGTAGCGGCGACCGCTACCCTGCTGACCCAGGCCACAGTCATCGCTGAAACAGCGAATACCGAACAGATTGTTGCCCTGACGCGCGAAGCGCGAGGTTCCCCAGCCGGACTCCTCGACAGCCTGGATCACGACGAGTTCCAGGGGCAAGGTATCGACACGTCTCAGTAGACGCTCATCAATGCCCTGGCCACGGCACTCGAGGCGATAGCTTTCGCACAGCTCTGCCAGGCGCTCACGCTCGGCCTCATCGAGAGTAAGATCGCGCTCCTGAGCGGCCATGAGCCAGTCCCGCTTGGCGGCGATTCGCGCGTTTTCGGCTTCGACGAGCGGTACCAGCAGGTTGAGAAATGCCGCCTTGCGTTTGGGACCGGCCGGTACACCGCGCAGGTCGGGAAGTTCGGCAATGGGGTCGAGATCGTTGAAAGCCTCCAGCGCATCGAACGCTGGGGGTATGGCCGCCACGTGGGATTCGAAGGCGTCCGCCAGCAGCGGAGCGGCAATGATGCCAGCCACCATGCCGGCAGCCAGGAAGGTCGTCATACACTGTTTGAAACGGGCCAGCTTGAAATCAAGGCATGATTTGATCGGGCGCATCGTCGTCGATCCGTGAAAAGATGACCAAGACTAGCAGTAATCATGCCAGGGACTAAGCATTTTTTGAACATGAAAAAATAAACCCTGCCGGCATGCGCTGCCTGCAGGGTTAGTGGTGGCTAATCTCGGTCAGGCAGTCAAGAAGGCATTAAGCCGTTTGACATAGGCCGCCGGATCGTCGAGATGACCGCCCTCGGCGATAATCGCCTGGTCGAGAAGGATGCGCGCCAGGTCCGCAAAGCGCTTCTCGCTTACCGACTCGAGGCGTGCCACCAGAGCATGCCCGGGATTGAGCTCGAGAATCGGCTTGACCTCCGGCACCTTCTGTCCCGCCGCTTCCATGATGCGCCGCATCTGGAAACCCATCTCATGCTCGGGCAGCACCACGCAGGCAGGAGAGTCGGTGAGGCGGTGGGTCACCTTGACCTCCTGTACCTCCTCGCCAAGCGCCTCCTTGACGCGCTTGACCAGCTCCTCCTTGGCCTTGGCCGTTTCCTCCTGGGCCTTCTTCTCTTCCTCGCCTTCGATCTCGCCAAGATCCAGCTCGCCCTTGGCGATATCGACAAAGGCCTTGCCGTCGAACTCGGTGAGATGACTCATCAACCACTCATCGATACGCTCGGAGAGCAGCAGCACCTCGATGCCCTTCTTGCGGAAGATCTCTAGATGCGGGCTGTGCTTGGCCGCGTTGAAGCTGTCGGCGACGATATAGTAGATCTTCTGCTGCCCCTCCTTCATGCGCGACACGTAGCCGGCCAGCGATTGGTCCTGCGTCGAGCTATCGGTGTGGGTGGTCGCGAAACGCAGCAGGGCGGCGATCTTGTCACGATTGGCGAAGTCCTCCGCCGGCCCCTCCTTCAACACGCTGCCGAAGGTGTTCCAGAAGGTCTGGTACTGCTCGCCATCCTTGGACAGCTTCTTGAGCATGTCCAGCGCGCGCTTAGTCAGTGCCGCCTTCACCTTGTCGACCTGCGGGTCCTGCTGCAGCAGTTCACGGGAGACGTTGAGCGACAGGTCCCGAGTATCCACTACACCCTTGATGAAACGCAGGTAGAGCGGCAGGAACTGCTCGGCATCGTCCATGATGAAGACACGCTGCACATAGAGCTTGAGACCACGGGCGCCGTCACGCTCATAGAGATCGAAGGGCGCACGCCCCGGCACGTAGAGCAGGCTAGTGTACTCGAGCTTGCCCTCCACCTTGTTGTGACTCCAGGCCAGCGGATCATTGAAATCATGCGCCACATGCTTGTAGAAAGCCTTGTATTCGTCGTCGCTGACCTCGCCCTTGGGACGTACCCAAAGCGCAG
This DNA window, taken from Halomonas sp. TA22, encodes the following:
- a CDS encoding NAD(P) transhydrogenase subunit alpha, coding for MIEGLAALYIVMLAAFVGYEVISRVPVILHTPLMSGSNFVHGIVVVGAMVALGQAETAGQQLIGFIAVVLGAGNAVGGYFVTERMLEMFKGSDKDKRGGAADKPKASAEEGKP
- a CDS encoding NAD(P)(+) transhydrogenase (Re/Si-specific) subunit beta, which codes for MSALIETSYFATAVLFILGLKRMSHPTTAREGVIWAGYGMILATVVTFLHPDIRGQYALMLLALLLGGGVAWWSAKRIAMTDMPQMIAIYNGMGGGAAGGIAAVELMRVANDPLLAQVHGPLALWLGVAGALIGSVAFTGSVIAWAKLDGRLNTAVRYANQQRITLAVLLVTLLLGAWVASATPGAFVLLLFFILALVLGVLVALPIGGADMPVIISLFNALTGLAVAMEGFVLHNAAMIIAGTVVGAAGSLLTLLMAKAMNRSLASILFKQFGTVQGEASEIEGSIKDVGPMDAAIQLAYADRVIIVPGYGLAVAQAQHKVWEMVELLQERGVEVRFAIHPVAGRMPGHMNVLLAEAGVPYDLIEDLDEINSDFDTTDVVLVIGANDVVNPVAKHDPQSPLYGMPVLNVDEARSVLVVKRGQGAGFSGVENHLFYLDNTRMVYGDGQKVIGEMVAAIKTL
- the htpG gene encoding molecular chaperone HtpG, which encodes MSTATHEETLGFQTEVKQLLHLMIHSLYSNREIFLRELISNAADACDKLRYQALDNDALYEGDSDLRIEIEHDAKAGTVTLRDSGIGMDRDEVIKNLGTIARSGTAEFLKQLSGEQQKDARLIGQFGVGFYSGFIVADEVVVRTRRAGTAASEGVEWRSKGEGEFTIAEIEKAERGTEIVLHLKKDAKEFADEFRLKGLVRKYSDHIEVPVRMPKVEAARDEEGKEIEGSETTSWETVNEATALWVRPKGEVSDDEYKAFYKHVAHDFNDPLAWSHNKVEGKLEYTSLLYVPGRAPFDLYERDGARGLKLYVQRVFIMDDAEQFLPLYLRFIKGVVDTRDLSLNVSRELLQQDPQVDKVKAALTKRALDMLKKLSKDGEQYQTFWNTFGSVLKEGPAEDFANRDKIAALLRFATTHTDSSTQDQSLAGYVSRMKEGQQKIYYIVADSFNAAKHSPHLEIFRKKGIEVLLLSERIDEWLMSHLTEFDGKAFVDIAKGELDLGEIEGEEEKKAQEETAKAKEELVKRVKEALGEEVQEVKVTHRLTDSPACVVLPEHEMGFQMRRIMEAAGQKVPEVKPILELNPGHALVARLESVSEKRFADLARILLDQAIIAEGGHLDDPAAYVKRLNAFLTA
- a CDS encoding NAD(P) transhydrogenase subunit alpha, producing the protein MLRIVVPKEEQVGERRVALDPATAVRFARAGCDVIIAQGAGEGSHFPDSAYADPLKVTSRDQAWAMVDALLSVRVPRLEAIEALPDGCLVVGLLSAHNHLAQVEAFRRKRITALAMELVPRISRAQSMDALSSQAAVAGYHAALQAAENASVFFPMLTTAAGTVRPAKVVVIGAGVAGLQAIATARRLGAQVEAYDIRAAAREQVASLGAKMIETGVDASGEGGYARELTEEEKATQAEALAKHLAQAHAVISTAAIPGRVSPRIITQEMVERMRPGAVIIDLAAEGGGNCELTQPGETIEHQGVRIIGPLDVASRLAVHASEMYAHNLFNLLSPFISEGELKLDFNDAVIGPMCLTRDGQVVNESLRTRMEDAS
- a CDS encoding glucosaminidase domain-containing protein, whose product is MTTFLAAGMVAGIIAAPLLADAFESHVAAIPPAFDALEAFNDLDPIAELPDLRGVPAGPKRKAAFLNLLVPLVEAENARIAAKRDWLMAAQERDLTLDEAERERLAELCESYRLECRGQGIDERLLRRVDTLPLELVVIQAVEESGWGTSRFARQGNNLFGIRCFSDDCGLGQQGSGRRYQAFDSVQEAVRSYMHNLNTHRAYERLRVARANMASQGAVSAEALIDTLDNYAVRADYQDVLLALLRTNSELIRRHRSDDTA